Proteins encoded by one window of Bacillus rossius redtenbacheri isolate Brsri chromosome 3, Brsri_v3, whole genome shotgun sequence:
- the LOC134531135 gene encoding chloride channel CLIC-like protein 1 isoform X2 has product MLRSKFYFLRVVLFYSLLESFVSSTTDTEDWVDPFDLLNYDRYSKTMVYDRRPEEMETNQRNGNTCEDALRKCEEALGEIHGNRSGIKTSDAELKVAEHRDSEAEARLYLRRFVNILMDAANMKQEPMFQFSSKQFDVQILITPEQLSLLMKFANNEGSVPLRTLDEIFTSGLHQKSAWALDNVLQWLDYFCGCLSFVQVQRVGLILLVPLTAVFLMLKGYSFGAIVRRVLVMVFVAGFVLTYKRMHKAAEIRSYVYEKHGKIPEHCGLSENSWYHWLFSDSGQTLKECQQYYEAVWMDPGLQVSAEVVLSEMLAVFVLHPCDVAASTVVKFSSTILGGLPWGTNWLVLLLCLVALVALAVLACGALAGGRASFLGLQVHFHGKQSPVLPPQQAIVANSPPESGLQQSAVPPVFNIHINLSRRQSLGRQPGSAISGDQLSSAETGSKDYVAEVKAMEEPEENAQATLQTCSNDKLCSNQETSDQLRET; this is encoded by the exons ATGTTgcgttcaaaattttattttttgcgtGTAGTGTTATTTTATTCACTTTTGGAATCATTTGTTTCTTCTACCACGGATACTGAAGATTGGGTTGACCCTTTCGATTTGTTGAATTATGATAGATATTCTAAAACAATGGTGTACGATAG ACGCCCAGAAGAAATGGAAACAAACCAACGCAATGGGAACACATGCGAAGATGCCCTACGCAAGTGTGAGGAAGCGCTCGGGGAAATACACGGGAACAGGTCAGGCATCAAGACGTCAGATGCAGAGCTGAAAGTAGCAGAGCACAGGGACTCTGAGGCGGAGGCTAGGCTGTACTTGCGGAGGTTTGTCAACATACTGATGGACGCAGCGAACATGAAGCAGGAGCCGATGTTTCAGTTCTCGTCCAAGCAGTTTGACGTGCAGATATTGATCACACCCGAGCAGCTGTCTCTGCTCATGAAGTTTGCCAACAACGAGGGCAGTGTTCCTCTGAGAACTCTCGACGAAATCTTTACCTCTGGTCTTCACCAGAAATCTGCCTGGGCGTTGGACAATGTGCTCCAGTGGCTGGATTACTTTTGTGGTTGCCTTTCATTCGTGCAG GTGCAGAGGGTTGGCCTCATACTGCTTGTGCCACTCACCGCAGTCTTCCTGATGCTTAAGGGCTACAGCTTTGGCGCGATAGTGCGCCGAGTTCTTGTCATGGTGTTTGTGGCAGGGTTTGTCCTCACCTACAAAAGAATGCATAAG GCGGCTGAGATCCGAAGCTACGTGTACGAGAAGCACGGCAAGATACCGGAACACTGCGGCTTGTCAGAGAACAGCTGGTACCACTGGCTGTTCTCCGACTCTGGCCAGACTCTGAAGGAATGTCAGCAGTACTACGAGGCGGTCTGGATGGATCCAGGCCTGCAGGTGTCTGCAGAGGTTGTGCTATCTGAGATGTTGGCTGTGTTCGTGCTGCACCCGTGCGACGTGGCAGCCAGCACGGTCGTCAAGTTCTCTAGCACCATCCTAG GCGGCCTGCCGTGGGGCACCAACTGGCTGGTGCTGCTGCTGTGTCTGGTGGCGCTGGTGGCGCTGGCAGTGCTGGCCTGTGGAGCGCTCGCGGGCGGGCGGGCCAGCTTCCTCGGGCTGCAAGTACACTTCCACGGGAAGCAGTCGCCCGTCCTGCCCCCTCAG CAAGCTATCGTGGCGAACTCACCCCCTGAGAGTGGACTTCAGCAGTCGGCTGTTCCTCCTGTGTTCAATATCCACATCAACCTGAGCAGGCGGCAGTCGCTGGGGCGGCAGCCAGGCAGCGCCATCTCCGGGGATCAGCTGAGCAGTGCAGAGACTGGCAGTAAGGACTATGTGGCCGAGGTCAAGGCAATGGAGGAACCAGAAGAGAACGCACAGGCGACATTACAAACATGTAGTAATGACAAACTCTGTTCCAACCAAGAAACGAGTGATCAGCTACGGGAAACATGA
- the LOC134531135 gene encoding uncharacterized protein LOC134531135 isoform X1 → MDFAFHRRPEEMETNQRNGNTCEDALRKCEEALGEIHGNRSGIKTSDAELKVAEHRDSEAEARLYLRRFVNILMDAANMKQEPMFQFSSKQFDVQILITPEQLSLLMKFANNEGSVPLRTLDEIFTSGLHQKSAWALDNVLQWLDYFCGCLSFVQVQRVGLILLVPLTAVFLMLKGYSFGAIVRRVLVMVFVAGFVLTYKRMHKAAEIRSYVYEKHGKIPEHCGLSENSWYHWLFSDSGQTLKECQQYYEAVWMDPGLQVSAEVVLSEMLAVFVLHPCDVAASTVVKFSSTILGGLPWGTNWLVLLLCLVALVALAVLACGALAGGRASFLGLQVHFHGKQSPVLPPQQAIVANSPPESGLQQSAVPPVFNIHINLSRRQSLGRQPGSAISGDQLSSAETGSKDYVAEVKAMEEPEENAQATLQTCSNDKLCSNQETSDQLRET, encoded by the exons ATGGACTTTGCATTTCACAG ACGCCCAGAAGAAATGGAAACAAACCAACGCAATGGGAACACATGCGAAGATGCCCTACGCAAGTGTGAGGAAGCGCTCGGGGAAATACACGGGAACAGGTCAGGCATCAAGACGTCAGATGCAGAGCTGAAAGTAGCAGAGCACAGGGACTCTGAGGCGGAGGCTAGGCTGTACTTGCGGAGGTTTGTCAACATACTGATGGACGCAGCGAACATGAAGCAGGAGCCGATGTTTCAGTTCTCGTCCAAGCAGTTTGACGTGCAGATATTGATCACACCCGAGCAGCTGTCTCTGCTCATGAAGTTTGCCAACAACGAGGGCAGTGTTCCTCTGAGAACTCTCGACGAAATCTTTACCTCTGGTCTTCACCAGAAATCTGCCTGGGCGTTGGACAATGTGCTCCAGTGGCTGGATTACTTTTGTGGTTGCCTTTCATTCGTGCAG GTGCAGAGGGTTGGCCTCATACTGCTTGTGCCACTCACCGCAGTCTTCCTGATGCTTAAGGGCTACAGCTTTGGCGCGATAGTGCGCCGAGTTCTTGTCATGGTGTTTGTGGCAGGGTTTGTCCTCACCTACAAAAGAATGCATAAG GCGGCTGAGATCCGAAGCTACGTGTACGAGAAGCACGGCAAGATACCGGAACACTGCGGCTTGTCAGAGAACAGCTGGTACCACTGGCTGTTCTCCGACTCTGGCCAGACTCTGAAGGAATGTCAGCAGTACTACGAGGCGGTCTGGATGGATCCAGGCCTGCAGGTGTCTGCAGAGGTTGTGCTATCTGAGATGTTGGCTGTGTTCGTGCTGCACCCGTGCGACGTGGCAGCCAGCACGGTCGTCAAGTTCTCTAGCACCATCCTAG GCGGCCTGCCGTGGGGCACCAACTGGCTGGTGCTGCTGCTGTGTCTGGTGGCGCTGGTGGCGCTGGCAGTGCTGGCCTGTGGAGCGCTCGCGGGCGGGCGGGCCAGCTTCCTCGGGCTGCAAGTACACTTCCACGGGAAGCAGTCGCCCGTCCTGCCCCCTCAG CAAGCTATCGTGGCGAACTCACCCCCTGAGAGTGGACTTCAGCAGTCGGCTGTTCCTCCTGTGTTCAATATCCACATCAACCTGAGCAGGCGGCAGTCGCTGGGGCGGCAGCCAGGCAGCGCCATCTCCGGGGATCAGCTGAGCAGTGCAGAGACTGGCAGTAAGGACTATGTGGCCGAGGTCAAGGCAATGGAGGAACCAGAAGAGAACGCACAGGCGACATTACAAACATGTAGTAATGACAAACTCTGTTCCAACCAAGAAACGAGTGATCAGCTACGGGAAACATGA
- the LOC134531135 gene encoding uncharacterized protein LOC134531135 isoform X3: METNQRNGNTCEDALRKCEEALGEIHGNRSGIKTSDAELKVAEHRDSEAEARLYLRRFVNILMDAANMKQEPMFQFSSKQFDVQILITPEQLSLLMKFANNEGSVPLRTLDEIFTSGLHQKSAWALDNVLQWLDYFCGCLSFVQVQRVGLILLVPLTAVFLMLKGYSFGAIVRRVLVMVFVAGFVLTYKRMHKAAEIRSYVYEKHGKIPEHCGLSENSWYHWLFSDSGQTLKECQQYYEAVWMDPGLQVSAEVVLSEMLAVFVLHPCDVAASTVVKFSSTILGGLPWGTNWLVLLLCLVALVALAVLACGALAGGRASFLGLQVHFHGKQSPVLPPQQAIVANSPPESGLQQSAVPPVFNIHINLSRRQSLGRQPGSAISGDQLSSAETGSKDYVAEVKAMEEPEENAQATLQTCSNDKLCSNQETSDQLRET, translated from the exons ATGGAAACAAACCAACGCAATGGGAACACATGCGAAGATGCCCTACGCAAGTGTGAGGAAGCGCTCGGGGAAATACACGGGAACAGGTCAGGCATCAAGACGTCAGATGCAGAGCTGAAAGTAGCAGAGCACAGGGACTCTGAGGCGGAGGCTAGGCTGTACTTGCGGAGGTTTGTCAACATACTGATGGACGCAGCGAACATGAAGCAGGAGCCGATGTTTCAGTTCTCGTCCAAGCAGTTTGACGTGCAGATATTGATCACACCCGAGCAGCTGTCTCTGCTCATGAAGTTTGCCAACAACGAGGGCAGTGTTCCTCTGAGAACTCTCGACGAAATCTTTACCTCTGGTCTTCACCAGAAATCTGCCTGGGCGTTGGACAATGTGCTCCAGTGGCTGGATTACTTTTGTGGTTGCCTTTCATTCGTGCAG GTGCAGAGGGTTGGCCTCATACTGCTTGTGCCACTCACCGCAGTCTTCCTGATGCTTAAGGGCTACAGCTTTGGCGCGATAGTGCGCCGAGTTCTTGTCATGGTGTTTGTGGCAGGGTTTGTCCTCACCTACAAAAGAATGCATAAG GCGGCTGAGATCCGAAGCTACGTGTACGAGAAGCACGGCAAGATACCGGAACACTGCGGCTTGTCAGAGAACAGCTGGTACCACTGGCTGTTCTCCGACTCTGGCCAGACTCTGAAGGAATGTCAGCAGTACTACGAGGCGGTCTGGATGGATCCAGGCCTGCAGGTGTCTGCAGAGGTTGTGCTATCTGAGATGTTGGCTGTGTTCGTGCTGCACCCGTGCGACGTGGCAGCCAGCACGGTCGTCAAGTTCTCTAGCACCATCCTAG GCGGCCTGCCGTGGGGCACCAACTGGCTGGTGCTGCTGCTGTGTCTGGTGGCGCTGGTGGCGCTGGCAGTGCTGGCCTGTGGAGCGCTCGCGGGCGGGCGGGCCAGCTTCCTCGGGCTGCAAGTACACTTCCACGGGAAGCAGTCGCCCGTCCTGCCCCCTCAG CAAGCTATCGTGGCGAACTCACCCCCTGAGAGTGGACTTCAGCAGTCGGCTGTTCCTCCTGTGTTCAATATCCACATCAACCTGAGCAGGCGGCAGTCGCTGGGGCGGCAGCCAGGCAGCGCCATCTCCGGGGATCAGCTGAGCAGTGCAGAGACTGGCAGTAAGGACTATGTGGCCGAGGTCAAGGCAATGGAGGAACCAGAAGAGAACGCACAGGCGACATTACAAACATGTAGTAATGACAAACTCTGTTCCAACCAAGAAACGAGTGATCAGCTACGGGAAACATGA